In Leisingera thetidis, the genomic stretch AATCGGTTCATGCGCGCTTTATACGGCCATTATGCGCGCTTGGCGATGGACTTTGATAGCCTGCGTTTTCCTTCTACTATAGAGGCGGCCGAGGATCCTGTCTTCTTCATAGCGATGGAGCACCTCTCGTGGGCTTCAGCCCAGAGATAAAAGGCTTCCCGAACTAAGCGCGACGAGGGAGACACCCCTTGCGCGCGTTTACAAACGGTCGTTTATTAGCGATATATAAAATTGCAAACGGCTCTTTTCCATGCCCCTGATAGGCTATGCGCGCGTCTCCACAGAGGATCAGACCCCCCTGCCCCAGTCCGAGGCGCTGCAATCGGCAGGCTGTGCCGAGATCTTTGAAGAGCACGCCTCAGGCGGCAATCGCACGCGGCCGGTGCTTGCACGTGTGCTGGAACGGATTGGAAAGGGCGACACGCTGGTCGTCGTTCGGATTGATCGGCTTGCGCGGTCTCTGTCGCACTTGCTTGAGGTGATCGAAAGACTGGAGGGCAAGGAGGCGTTCTTCCGCTCGCTCCAGGACCCGATCGACACTGCCTCGCCTCAGGGCAAGTTCACGTTGCAGGTACTGGGCGCCGCGGCCGAGTTCGAGCGCGCCCTGATCCGCGAACGCACCAAAGCGGGGCTTGCCTCGGCACGCTCAAAGGGCCGCGTCGGCGGCAACCCAGGTCTTCGCGCCAAGGACCCTGAAGCGC encodes the following:
- a CDS encoding recombinase family protein produces the protein MPLIGYARVSTEDQTPLPQSEALQSAGCAEIFEEHASGGNRTRPVLARVLERIGKGDTLVVVRIDRLARSLSHLLEVIERLEGKEAFFRSLQDPIDTASPQGKFTLQVLGAAAEFERALIRERTKAGLASARSKGRVGGNPGLRAKDPEALRKVRLARQDGYMERLNETAQDWVPQVRRLRPDMAWEDVLRIINGPLPHGRHWTQSRLLRAVKAYVRDGFLPAEVLGRAGRRETDDRLPAIVAAIKGADPEITLQAICDRLESMRERTPRGRTSWQPSSVRMLLERAERLGLL